GGTCGTAGTAAAGCATTTCCCCAATCGCCCGCATCATCAGATACATGAAAAGGCCCGTCAGCATATAAATCAAGATAATGGATGGTCCCGTCAGGCTAATCGAACGCCCCGCCCCCAAGAAAAGACCCGTGCCGATGGTTCCAGCAATGGCTATAATCTGAACATGTCGATTTTGTAAACCACGTTCCATCCCATTCTTTTCTGTTTTCTCGTTATTTTTCAACTCATTTTCACTCATTCAATCATTTCCTTTCACAAATCGCTTTATTGTATCACAATTCAGACAATTCTGCTAGATTTTTTCATTTTATCTAAACATTTACTCTAGAAAATTTATGTAAAAAGCCAGACTCATAGTTCGTAGAATCATTTATAACAGACAGGATAAAAACATTGCATACTGTTCTTATGAAGGGACTCTATCTAGCTCTAACTCCCTTACTTGTCTAGGATAAACATCCCTATCATCCACACTTGTCGATAATCGGCAAACAAATCGCTGGCTTGGAAATTCCGTTCTCCCGTATCCTTATCATACAAACAAAAATCATCATCTAGATCTTCCGATTTTACAGCCTCAACGATGTCTTTTAAGAAATAGGTTTGGTTTTTCTTCATTGGTCAAAAGTCCCTTTCCATTCATAAGCCGGATAAGCTCCTAGGCACAGACAGCCCAAGCTTTCTGCGACCTTTTTGGAGGCTTCATTGTGCGCATCCCATAGAGGAAAGAGTGAGCGTTTTTGAGCTTCTAAAATCATCTGGGCACCCAAGATTTTGGCCAAGCCCTGTCTTTGGTAGACTGGCTTGGTAGCAATTTCAATCTCAAGGGCGCCATGATAGACCAATCCTGTCGATATGCCAGCGATGATTTCCTCTCCTGAATAGAGTAAAAAACCAAAGCCACCCGTCGCTTGAAAATGGTCAAAATCGGAAAAATCACCCTGCAAATCCTGAGACCATGCTTCCCCAGCCAAACGCTCATAACTCTCCGTATCAATCGAGCAAAGGTAGTAGTTTGCAGGTAGCCTGCTCTGCCATTTCTCCAAAGCCTCTGTGTCAAAGGAAGCCCTGTCCGCAAAAGCATAGCGAGTGAACTGCTGCAGCTCACTCTGACTATCAAAAAATTCTCGCCAGCTGAAATCCTCAGAGATGACAATCTTATCAGCCAGACCATACTGGCTACTATAATCCTGCCAAAAATCCGGATCTGCCTGACCAGCAGGAAAGATGAAATTTCCTAGTTGGTAAAGACAAGATGTCTCAGGCGCGTTCATAAAGAACTGCCCTAGACCAGCATCCAAACCGTAAAGTACCATATTTTTGGTCCAGGATTGGAAAAGATTCTTAGCTTTTTCATTGTTCGCATTCTTCATTTACTTACTTCAAACTCCAGCCACCATCGATTTTGATAATCTCGCCCTGCATAGCAGCTGCCTTACCACTGGCTAGAAAGAGGCTGATGTCTGCCACTTCCTGAGGATCCAGCCAGCGCTTGATCGGCGTTTCCTCAGCAACCCAGTCTGCCAGCCCGCCTGGCTCAAAATCTGCAGCAGTCATAGCTGTCTTGACTGCGCCTGGCGCTAGGCCAAAGACTTGGATATTTTGATCCGCATAGTCTAAGGCTATCTGTTTGGTCAGGCCAGCCAGAGCATGCTTAGAGGCTGTATAGGCTACACCGCCGCCACCAGCCAGAAAGCTAGCAATCGAGCACATATTAATGATGATACCAGACTTTTTCTCCAGCATTTTCTGCAGGTAAAAGCGAGTGATTTTCATTGTCGCGGTCAGATTAAGGCCAAAAATCTGCTCCCAGTCCTCGTCACTTGTCTCGTGCAGGGGGCAATAATCGTCCAAAATTCCAGCTGTATTGCAGAGAATGTCCACCTCGGGCAAGCTGGTGAAGAGCGGTGTCAAATCCCCTGTCAAATCCAACTTGATAAAACGCAGCTCATTGAGAAAGCCGGGATTTTCATCCTTGTCCACACCATAAACCCGGTAGCCATTTTCCAAAAAGGTCAGAGCCTGAGCTCGACCGATGCCAGAGCTAGCTCCCGTCACCAGTACCGTCTTAGTCATCTACTTCCACCCAATCTGTAGCGAGCACATCACAAGGAGTTGGACTCCACATGGAGAAGCCCTCTCCCTCACCTGAAACATTGATGAGGAAATACGGTGTCACTTCAAGAGCCACTCCATTCTGCTCAATCGTGTCAAAGAGCTGGACATAGTTTTCCGCTCCACCCCAGCCTGTCCTCACATATTTTTTCTTGGCCTTAAGGCCAGGTAAAATTTCTTCAAATGTCATGGTTTTCTCCTTTTGTTTATCGATATCCATTTACAAATTTACTGTTAGCAGTCATAGGTAAGTTAAAGCTTCTTCTCCATCTCTACAAAGAGGTGAATATCGCCATTGCTTTCCTGCGGAATGCGTCTCACCACTTCAAAGCCCATGTTGAGATACAGCTGCTGGGCTCGATGATTGAAGTCAGCCACGGATAGCCTTATGACTTGGGGCGCAAAATTTTCCATGATAAAGTCCAGAATTTCCTGCAGAAATGAAGCGCCCTGACTCTTTCCGCAGTGCTCCGGCTTCATCCCCAAACCAAGCTCCAAAGCTCGTTCTCCTTTTTGCTCCAAACAGAAAAATCCATAGAGCTTCCCCTCTCGCAGGACTTGATAATAACAGTCCCCACGCGCTTCTGAGGAGACCATTTCTTCATAATCCTCTAGGTCATTTTTCATATCATAAAAGTCATAGGGCGCCTCGTAATGCCAGTCCTTAGCAATTTCCAAAGCATGCTGCTGGGTTAATTGTTCAATCATCGTCTAGTCCTCTTTTCTCTAAAATTTCCAATAAAATCGTTTCTGATCTGCTTTTTCACTGCAGCCGAGGTTGCGATAAAATTCATGGGCTGATGAGCGGGAAATGCCTGAATTAATCCGAATCCCTGTGTAGCCTGCGGCTTTTGCCTCTTCACGCAAGGCTTGCATCAGCGCTCTGCCATGTCCCTGGCCTTGAAAATCCTGAGCGACGGCCAAAGCCAAGAGATTGAGCAAGGACGGGAAATAGAGACAGTCGTAGCTAGCTGCATGAGCGTAACCTATGACCTTTCCGTCTTCTTCAGCGACCAAAATCAAATGCTGGTCATTCTCTAGCAGCCTCTTCAGTTGAGCCTCCGTCGCTTCCCTATCGAAATCATAGCCCAAGCACTCAGCATTGAGCCGCTGAATGGCTGCGGCGTCTCTTAGTTTTACTTTACGAATCATCTGTCACCTCGTTCTATTCTTTATTATAGCAGAAAGAGAGTGGGACGGAAATCGGTAATTCGTTAGAATTCGATTTCGTCGTCCCACCTCCGCACAGTTGAGTAGGGCTGTAAAAGCTGATGAAATCAGCGTAATAGAACCCACTCAACCACTGCGTCTTGCTCAACAATCCAAAGACAATTGAGGAGGCTAGGACTTTTGTCCCAGCCTCTTTCAATAAACTATTCTCCTAACTGTTTCTTCAACCAAGACTCCGCCTCTTCTAAAGGATGGTCAGTTAGGACATCGGGCTGAATTGCCTCATTTTCATAAAGCTTATTCCCATTTCTCACTCTTGGAAAATGCAATCATGAGACCCGAACCAGCTATACCTGCTAAAAGAACAAGACAGATATTTTTCAGAGGATAGAGCCAGTCTTTATTTTCCTCATGCCATCTTGACTTCCAAAGACCAACATAATCAGCGCTCATATGTTCGGGTTGATTCAGCTGGATATTGATTACAATGGCTAGTAAGATAAGGGCAAGTAAGGCAAGCGCAATCAGCCAAACTTTCTTCTTTTTCGTTAGGTTAAAATTCTTCATCCTTTTCTCCTTCTACTTTCTGTTTAAAACAACTTTTTTACACTACTTTTCTTTCACTTCTATTTCCGAATGACGATAGCCGTAGCCAAAGTAAATCAAAATTCCCAAAAGCAGGGCGATGCCAAAGGCCAACCAAGTGTCCCAAGTGTACTGAGTCATAAAGGAAAGACAGATGACAATGGACAAAATCGGAGTTAGAGGCACCAGCGGAGTTTTAAACTCTCCTGCCTTGGGCTGCCCCTTTTCCTTGCGCAACTTCAAAATGGCAAAGGCCAGCATAATCAGATAGGCCAAAGTACAGATATTGAGGAAAGAAGCGATGCTGGCAAGAGGGAAGATACCCGCACAGATAGCTGAGGCAATCCCCACCAAGATAGTAGCATTTTGAGGTACGCGGCTAGTAGCAGTCAATTCCTTGAAAGACCGCGGTAAAAGTCCGTCACGCGCTATGCTGTAAATCATCCGAGACAAGGCATAGGTCATGGAGATACAGACCGTAATCAGGGTCAA
This genomic window from Streptococcus cristatus AS 1.3089 contains:
- a CDS encoding GNAT family N-acetyltransferase, with product MIRKVKLRDAAAIQRLNAECLGYDFDREATEAQLKRLLENDQHLILVAEEDGKVIGYAHAASYDCLYFPSLLNLLALAVAQDFQGQGHGRALMQALREEAKAAGYTGIRINSGISRSSAHEFYRNLGCSEKADQKRFYWKF
- a CDS encoding 3-oxoacyl-ACP reductase, encoding MTKTVLVTGASSGIGRAQALTFLENGYRVYGVDKDENPGFLNELRFIKLDLTGDLTPLFTSLPEVDILCNTAGILDDYCPLHETSDEDWEQIFGLNLTATMKITRFYLQKMLEKKSGIIINMCSIASFLAGGGGVAYTASKHALAGLTKQIALDYADQNIQVFGLAPGAVKTAMTAADFEPGGLADWVAEETPIKRWLDPQEVADISLFLASGKAAAMQGEIIKIDGGWSLK
- a CDS encoding GNAT family N-acetyltransferase — encoded protein: MKNANNEKAKNLFQSWTKNMVLYGLDAGLGQFFMNAPETSCLYQLGNFIFPAGQADPDFWQDYSSQYGLADKIVISEDFSWREFFDSQSELQQFTRYAFADRASFDTEALEKWQSRLPANYYLCSIDTESYERLAGEAWSQDLQGDFSDFDHFQATGGFGFLLYSGEEIIAGISTGLVYHGALEIEIATKPVYQRQGLAKILGAQMILEAQKRSLFPLWDAHNEASKKVAESLGCLCLGAYPAYEWKGTFDQ
- a CDS encoding GNAT family N-acetyltransferase, encoding MIEQLTQQHALEIAKDWHYEAPYDFYDMKNDLEDYEEMVSSEARGDCYYQVLREGKLYGFFCLEQKGERALELGLGMKPEHCGKSQGASFLQEILDFIMENFAPQVIRLSVADFNHRAQQLYLNMGFEVVRRIPQESNGDIHLFVEMEKKL
- a CDS encoding DUF2829 domain-containing protein; translated protein: MTFEEILPGLKAKKKYVRTGWGGAENYVQLFDTIEQNGVALEVTPYFLINVSGEGEGFSMWSPTPCDVLATDWVEVDD